One segment of Syngnathus scovelli strain Florida chromosome 6, RoL_Ssco_1.2, whole genome shotgun sequence DNA contains the following:
- the LOC125970853 gene encoding caldesmon isoform X2: protein MDDDFDRRMELRRQRREQMRQDAETMGYTNDDDEEAAREQRRRAREERKKMRESGECGSSDVINANDVAESETSPSTAMSLAAEDDDQALEERLAKREERRQKRMQEAIERQKELDPSFTAANGLDGSPENQADNHSGGQSGAEDGEKEEEQVQEEMLDASSWKKEQDDTKEEGKIGAEEEEAAPEVDKEEENEQRRRKEEEEERQQKEMEEKRRIEEEERREKEERKRKEEEERQEREMEERRKKEEEEAQKRELEERRRKDEEEAEKRKEEKKRKEEQEKQELEEKKRKEEREKKEKKKKEEEEQKRREMEERKKKEEEEKQKKQAEEKKKKDEEEKRKKREVEEKRKKDENVATKQNGAFVENKLKKPDKLSRDEVPSAGQDDSERQEAERKLQELQRRRNDAESEEMEKIKQKQHHAEAELEELKRKREERRKILGEEEEQKKRELENKKSKEQEERKRMREEIEKRRAEAAEKKKQLEQESAKPSFKITPKGSSKIGEKAEFLSKSAQKSVRTSHAPVVSKIGSRLEQYASAVQGNKDVKSPKPLVADIPSGGTRSIKSMWERGNVSDNQANKDAGSRSVASRTAKSAQAEKTPLESEPPATVATKPGAKPDKSHPAQARTNDVNKQSDVGNKPNMWETKKSSTPAKVLVGVKGKFV from the exons ATGGATGACGACTTTGACCGCCGTATGGAACTGAGGAGACAGAGGAGGGAACAGATGCGCCAGGACGCCGAGAC AATGGGTTACACCAACGACGATGACGAGGAGGCGGCTCGGGAGCAAAGGAGACGTGCGAGGGAAGAGAGGAAGAAGATGAGAGAATCGGGAGAGTGCGGAAGCAGCGATGTGATCAACGCCAACGA TGTGGCAGAGAGCGAGACTTCTCCTTCCACCGCCATGAGTCTGGCAGCGGAGGACGACGACCAGGCTCTGGAGGAGCGCCTGGCTAAGAGGGAGGAACGTCGGCAGAAGAGGATGCAGGAGGCCATCGAGAGACAAAAGGAGTTGGACCCGAGTTTCACCGCGGCCAACGGGCTGGACGGGTCGCCTGAAAACCAGGCGGACAACCACAGTGGTGGGCAGAGTGGTGCGGAGGAcggggagaaggaggaggaacaaGTCCAAGAGGAGATGCTTGATGCCTCATCTTGGAAGAAGGAGCAAGATGATACAAAGGAAGAG GGGAAGATTGgcgccgaggaggaggaggctgctCCTGAGGTTGAcaaggaagaagaaaatgaacaGAGAAGGaggaaagaagaggaggaggagcggcAGCAGAAAGAAATGGAGGAAAAACGAAGGATAGAGGAAGAAGAACGGCGAGAAAAagaggagaggaagaggaaagaagaggaagagagaCAGGAAAGGGAAATGGAGGAGAGAAGgaaaaaggaagaggaggaagcgcAGAAGCGGGAGCTGGAGGAGAGGCGCCGGAAGGACGAGGAAGAGGCGGAAAAGCGAAAAGAGGAGAAGAAACGCAAAGAGGAGCAAGAAAAACAAGAGTtggaggagaagaagaggaaagaggagcgagaaaaaaaggagaagaagaaaaaggaggaggaggagcagaagaGGAGAGAGATggaggagaggaagaagaaagaggaggaagaaaaacaaaagaagcaagccgaggagaagaagaagaaagacgaGGAGGAGAAGCGCAAAAAGAGAGAGGTGGAGGAGAAGAGGAAAAAAGATGAG aatGTAGCGACCAAACAGAATGGAGCATTTGTTGAAAATAAGCTGAAAAAGCCAGACAAGCTATCCAG GGATGAAGTTCCTTCGGCGGGGCAGGACGACAGTGAGCGGCAGGAGGCCGAGCGCAAGCTACAAGAGCTCCAGCGGCGGCGGAATGACGCGGAGAGCGAGGAGATGGAGAAGATCAAGCAGAAGCAGCACCACGCCGAAGCCGAGCTGGAGGAACTGAAGAGGAAGAGGGAGGAGAGGCGAAAGATCCTcggggaggaggaagagcagaagaagcgagagctggagaataAGAAGAGCAAGGAGCAG gaggagaggaagaggatgagGGAGGAGATTGAGAAAAGGAGAGCGGAGGCCGCCgagaagaagaagcagctgGAGCAAGAGTCTGCCAAGCCCTCGTTCAAAATCACCCCCAAAGGTTCATCTAAG ATTGGGGAGAAGGCGGAATTCTTGAGCAAATCGGCTCAAAAAAG CGTGAGAACGTCGCACGCCCCCGTCGTCTCAAAGATCGGCAGCAGACTCGAACAGTACGCCTCGGCCGTCCAG GGGAACAAAGATGTGAAATCCCCCAAACCTCTCGTGGCGGACATCCCCTCAGGGGGCACGCGTAGCATCAAGAGCATGTGGGAGCGCGGCAACGTTTCTGACAATCAAGCAAATAAG GACGCAGGGTCTAGAAGCGTCGCCAGTCGGACAGCGAAGTCCGCACAGGCCGAGAAGACGCCGCTCGAATCGGAACCGCCGGCAACGGTGGCAACAAAGCCTGGAGCGAAGCCCGATAAATCCCACCCGGCACAAGCACGTACTAAt GACGTGAATAAGCAAAGTGACGTCGGTAACAAGCCCAACATGTGGGAGACCAAGAAAAGCTCGACGCCAGCCAAA GTGTTGGTTGGAGTCAAAGGCAAGTTTGTCTAA
- the LOC125970853 gene encoding caldesmon isoform X1: MDDDFDRRMELRRQRREQMRQDAETMGYTNDDDEEAAREQRRRAREERKKMRESGECGSSDVINANDVAESETSPSTAMSLAAEDDDQALEERLAKREERRQKRMQEAIERQKELDPSFTAANGLDGSPENQADNHSGGQSGAEDGEKEEEQVQEEMLDASSWKKEQDDTKEEGKIGAEEEEAAPEVDKEEENEQRRRKEEEEERQQKEMEEKRRIEEEERREKEERKRKEEEERQEREMEERRKKEEEEAQKRELEERRRKDEEEAEKRKEEKKRKEEQEKQELEEKKRKEEREKKEKKKKEEEEQKRREMEERKKKEEEEKQKKQAEEKKKKDEEEKRKKREVEEKRKKDENVATKQNGAFVENKLKKPDKLSSRDEVPSAGQDDSERQEAERKLQELQRRRNDAESEEMEKIKQKQHHAEAELEELKRKREERRKILGEEEEQKKRELENKKSKEQEERKRMREEIEKRRAEAAEKKKQLEQESAKPSFKITPKGSSKIGEKAEFLSKSAQKSVRTSHAPVVSKIGSRLEQYASAVQGNKDVKSPKPLVADIPSGGTRSIKSMWERGNVSDNQANKDAGSRSVASRTAKSAQAEKTPLESEPPATVATKPGAKPDKSHPAQARTNDVNKQSDVGNKPNMWETKKSSTPAKVLVGVKGKFV, from the exons ATGGATGACGACTTTGACCGCCGTATGGAACTGAGGAGACAGAGGAGGGAACAGATGCGCCAGGACGCCGAGAC AATGGGTTACACCAACGACGATGACGAGGAGGCGGCTCGGGAGCAAAGGAGACGTGCGAGGGAAGAGAGGAAGAAGATGAGAGAATCGGGAGAGTGCGGAAGCAGCGATGTGATCAACGCCAACGA TGTGGCAGAGAGCGAGACTTCTCCTTCCACCGCCATGAGTCTGGCAGCGGAGGACGACGACCAGGCTCTGGAGGAGCGCCTGGCTAAGAGGGAGGAACGTCGGCAGAAGAGGATGCAGGAGGCCATCGAGAGACAAAAGGAGTTGGACCCGAGTTTCACCGCGGCCAACGGGCTGGACGGGTCGCCTGAAAACCAGGCGGACAACCACAGTGGTGGGCAGAGTGGTGCGGAGGAcggggagaaggaggaggaacaaGTCCAAGAGGAGATGCTTGATGCCTCATCTTGGAAGAAGGAGCAAGATGATACAAAGGAAGAG GGGAAGATTGgcgccgaggaggaggaggctgctCCTGAGGTTGAcaaggaagaagaaaatgaacaGAGAAGGaggaaagaagaggaggaggagcggcAGCAGAAAGAAATGGAGGAAAAACGAAGGATAGAGGAAGAAGAACGGCGAGAAAAagaggagaggaagaggaaagaagaggaagagagaCAGGAAAGGGAAATGGAGGAGAGAAGgaaaaaggaagaggaggaagcgcAGAAGCGGGAGCTGGAGGAGAGGCGCCGGAAGGACGAGGAAGAGGCGGAAAAGCGAAAAGAGGAGAAGAAACGCAAAGAGGAGCAAGAAAAACAAGAGTtggaggagaagaagaggaaagaggagcgagaaaaaaaggagaagaagaaaaaggaggaggaggagcagaagaGGAGAGAGATggaggagaggaagaagaaagaggaggaagaaaaacaaaagaagcaagccgaggagaagaagaagaaagacgaGGAGGAGAAGCGCAAAAAGAGAGAGGTGGAGGAGAAGAGGAAAAAAGATGAG aatGTAGCGACCAAACAGAATGGAGCATTTGTTGAAAATAAGCTGAAAAAGCCAGACAAGCTATCCAG CAGGGATGAAGTTCCTTCGGCGGGGCAGGACGACAGTGAGCGGCAGGAGGCCGAGCGCAAGCTACAAGAGCTCCAGCGGCGGCGGAATGACGCGGAGAGCGAGGAGATGGAGAAGATCAAGCAGAAGCAGCACCACGCCGAAGCCGAGCTGGAGGAACTGAAGAGGAAGAGGGAGGAGAGGCGAAAGATCCTcggggaggaggaagagcagaagaagcgagagctggagaataAGAAGAGCAAGGAGCAG gaggagaggaagaggatgagGGAGGAGATTGAGAAAAGGAGAGCGGAGGCCGCCgagaagaagaagcagctgGAGCAAGAGTCTGCCAAGCCCTCGTTCAAAATCACCCCCAAAGGTTCATCTAAG ATTGGGGAGAAGGCGGAATTCTTGAGCAAATCGGCTCAAAAAAG CGTGAGAACGTCGCACGCCCCCGTCGTCTCAAAGATCGGCAGCAGACTCGAACAGTACGCCTCGGCCGTCCAG GGGAACAAAGATGTGAAATCCCCCAAACCTCTCGTGGCGGACATCCCCTCAGGGGGCACGCGTAGCATCAAGAGCATGTGGGAGCGCGGCAACGTTTCTGACAATCAAGCAAATAAG GACGCAGGGTCTAGAAGCGTCGCCAGTCGGACAGCGAAGTCCGCACAGGCCGAGAAGACGCCGCTCGAATCGGAACCGCCGGCAACGGTGGCAACAAAGCCTGGAGCGAAGCCCGATAAATCCCACCCGGCACAAGCACGTACTAAt GACGTGAATAAGCAAAGTGACGTCGGTAACAAGCCCAACATGTGGGAGACCAAGAAAAGCTCGACGCCAGCCAAA GTGTTGGTTGGAGTCAAAGGCAAGTTTGTCTAA
- the bpgm gene encoding bisphosphoglycerate mutase: MYKLFLLRHGEGAWNRENRFCSWVDQKLSEDGVKEAQDCGRLLKELGYKFDLVFTSILSRSIQTAWLVLEAMGQEWVPVVKSWRLNERHYGALIGLNRAEMAAQHGEEKVKLWRRSYDVTPPPIDKSHPYFDEIYSDRRYSTCDVEKDKLPRAESLKEVLDRLLPYWEGTVLPEVRRGRTVLIAAHGNSCRALLKHLEGISDKDIAGVTLPTGIPVLLELDEQLKPVKARQLLGDQQKIQAAIKKVEDQGKAKAST, encoded by the exons ATGTATAAACTCTTTTTGCTGAGACATGGGGAGGGGGCTTGGAACCGGGAGAACCGTTTCTGCAGCTGGGTGGATCAGAAGCTGAGCGAGGATGGCGTGAAGGAGGCCCAGGATTGTGGCCGGCTCCTGAAGGAGCTGGGCTACAAGTTCGACCTGGTGTTCACCTCCATCCTCAGCCGCTCCATCCAGACGGCCTGGCTGGTCCTGGAAGCCATGGGCCAGGAGTGGGTCCCCGTGGTGAAGTCATGGAGGCTCAACGAGCGCCACTACGGAGCCTTGATCGGTTTGAACCGGGCTGAAATGGCCGCCCAGCACGGGGAGGAGAAGGTGAAGCTGTGGCGGAGGAGCTACGATGTCACTCCGCCTCCCATCGACAAATCGCATCCGTACTTTGATGAAATCTACAGTGATCGCAGATACAGTACGTGCGACGTGGAGAAGGACAAGCTGCCTCGGGCCGAGAGCCTCAAGGAGGTGTTGGACAGGTTGCTGCCATATTGGGAAGGCACTGTGTTACCTGAGGTCCGTCGAGGCAGGACGGTGCTAATAGCAGCTCATGGAAACAGCTGCCGCGCCCTGCTCAAACACCTGGAAG GTATTTCGGACAAGGATATCGCCGGTGTGACTTTGCCGACGGGGATTCCGGTTTTACTGGAGCTGGATGAGCAGTTGAAGCCTGTGAAAGCTCGCCAGCTACTGGGAGACCAGCAGAAAATCCAAGCGGCCATTAAAAAGGTGGAGGATCAGGGAAAAGCCAAAGCGTCAACTTGA
- the LOC125970863 gene encoding troponin I, slow skeletal muscle-like, whose protein sequence is MLKKAMVLLENDKQVRQEERERILSEKVPELQMSSLSTQELQSLCKELHQKIDTVDEDRYDIALKVAKNDIELRDLSQKIYELKGKMKRPNLKRVRVSADAMLGALLGAKVKESVDFKANLKTVKKEEEKKEEVTDWRKNVDAMSGMEGRMKLFNAGQ, encoded by the exons ATGCTAAAGAAGGCCATGGTGTTGCTGGAGAATGACAAGCAAGTAAGACAAGAGGAACGGGAAAGAATTCTGTCTGAGAAAGTTCCAGAACTCCAGATGTCAAGCCTGTCTACACAGGAACTGCAA AGTCTTTGTAAAGAGCTTCACCAGAAGATCGACACTGTCGATGAGGATCGTTATGACATTGCTTTAAAGGTGGCCAAAAATGATATTGAG ttgcgggACCTGTCTCAGAAGATCTATGAGTTGAAGGGGAAGATGAAAAGGCCGAACCTGAAACGGGTGAGGGTGTCTGCAGACGCCATGTTGGGAGCGCTGCTGGGCGCCAAAGTCAAAGAGTCGGTGGACTTCAAGGCTAACCTCAAGACTGtgaagaaagaggaggagaag AAAGAGGAAGTGACGGACTGGCGCAAGAACGTGGACGCCATGTCGGGTATGGAGGGCAGAATGAAGCTGTTCAATGCTGGCCAGTAG
- the LOC125970864 gene encoding troponin I, slow skeletal muscle-like produces the protein MLEKEKERKCQERETTLSERLPPLQLSGLSMQDLQALCKELHHKIDVVDDERYDINSKVTKNNVELDNLSAKIIELKGKMKRPALKRVKISADAMLGALLGAKVKESVDFKANLKTHKKEEEKKEEVTDWRKNVEAMSGMEGRKKLFNAGQ, from the exons ATgttggagaaggagaaggaaagAAAGTGTCAAGAGAGAGAAACCACCTTGAGCGAGAGACTGCCACCGCTGCAGCTGTCTGGCTTGTCAATGCAGGACCTTCAG GCTCTGTGCAAAGAACTGCACCATAAAATCGACGTGGTCGATGACGAGCGCTACGACATCAACTCCAAGGTTACCAAGAATAACGTAGAG CTTGACAATCTCTCTGCCAAGATCATTGAGCTGAAGGGTAAAATGAAGCGACCTGCTCTTAAAAGGGTGAAGATTTCAGCTGATGCAATGTTGGGAGCGCTGCTGGGTGCTAAGGTCAAAGAATCTGTTGACTTTAAGGCCAACCTTAAGACCCACAAGAAGGAAGAAGAGAAG AAAGAGGAAGTGACTGACTGGCGTAAGAACGTGGAGGCCATGTCCGGCATGGAGGgcagaaagaagctgtttaatGCCGGCCAGTAG